One window of the uncultured Treponema sp. genome contains the following:
- a CDS encoding helix-turn-helix transcriptional regulator, whose product MIHAYDKTYLSKAQVNLGSMLDFAVYDLKEKLRGFYKKFLLSEISARFERGESSVIAGKSGVELALEVSGDFSLAKKYRPAANKSPEYWAGWALAYFQWQTNLTFKKIDSLIPIEEILGMYSPYHEMDISHFCGKMAELYNSRKQSTNLKLQRQTAGFSQKELSEISGVPLRTIQQYEQGQKNINSAKAETVLKLAKVLECSAEDLMEID is encoded by the coding sequence GCTCGATTTTGCTGTCTACGACTTGAAAGAGAAGTTGCGCGGATTTTATAAAAAGTTTCTTTTGTCTGAAATTTCAGCCAGATTTGAAAGAGGCGAGTCATCTGTGATTGCAGGAAAGTCCGGTGTTGAGCTTGCTCTTGAAGTTTCCGGTGATTTTTCGCTTGCAAAAAAATACCGGCCGGCCGCGAACAAAAGTCCTGAATACTGGGCTGGCTGGGCGTTGGCATATTTTCAATGGCAGACCAATTTGACATTCAAGAAAATAGATTCTCTGATACCGATAGAAGAGATTCTTGGAATGTACAGTCCTTATCATGAGATGGATATTTCTCATTTCTGCGGAAAAATGGCGGAGCTTTATAATTCAAGGAAGCAAAGCACGAATCTAAAATTGCAGAGGCAAACGGCGGGATTTTCGCAGAAAGAACTTTCAGAAATTTCTGGTGTGCCGCTGCGCACAATTCAGCAGTACGAGCAGGGCCAGAAAAATATAAATTCAGCAAAGGCAGAAACTGTGCTGAAGCTTGCAAAAGTCCTTGAATGTTCCGCAGAAGATTTGATGGAAATAGACTGA
- a CDS encoding restriction endonuclease subunit M — translation MPEKNCIDIKENNLLKIDNELLELLLQDKTTGRNIIWATDNYTKHGAQYAFEKPILVELITSRNGSIIKPRTQKSKAEQQKRVRQKAEVFTPSWVCNLQNNLVDEVWFGWKNAFNIEEKCSWKTIKEKISFPEAENKSWKDYVCSTRLEITCGEAPYITSRYDAVTGEYIEVPERVGFLDRKLRVVNENTESRGDWLKWAFSAVQSSYGFEWQGDNVLIARENVLFTVAEHYQHKFNENLSAQDLAGFAKIIVWNIWQMDGLKFVVPNSCTEKEVLEQDLFETRIVSKACEGCKKNNPLKHNGIYCKIKDWKKNEIVRFVDCVEGDE, via the coding sequence ATGCCAGAAAAAAACTGTATTGACATAAAAGAAAATAACCTCCTCAAAATAGACAATGAGCTTCTTGAGCTTCTCCTGCAGGACAAGACAACCGGCAGAAACATAATCTGGGCGACTGACAACTACACAAAGCACGGCGCGCAGTACGCTTTTGAAAAGCCGATTCTTGTTGAGCTTATAACTTCAAGAAACGGAAGCATAATAAAGCCGCGCACGCAAAAGTCAAAGGCAGAGCAGCAGAAGCGCGTAAGGCAGAAAGCCGAGGTTTTTACGCCAAGCTGGGTTTGCAACTTGCAGAACAACCTTGTTGATGAAGTATGGTTCGGGTGGAAAAATGCGTTTAATATAGAAGAAAAATGCTCCTGGAAAACAATAAAAGAGAAAATCTCATTCCCGGAAGCGGAAAACAAGAGCTGGAAAGACTACGTTTGTTCAACAAGGCTTGAAATCACCTGCGGAGAAGCTCCTTACATCACAAGCCGGTACGACGCTGTAACAGGGGAGTATATAGAAGTTCCTGAACGTGTGGGATTTTTGGACAGAAAGCTCCGCGTTGTAAATGAGAATACCGAAAGCCGCGGGGACTGGCTGAAATGGGCTTTTTCGGCGGTTCAAAGCTCCTACGGTTTTGAATGGCAGGGCGACAACGTTTTAATCGCAAGGGAGAACGTCCTTTTTACGGTCGCCGAGCATTATCAGCATAAATTCAACGAGAATCTTTCGGCACAGGATTTAGCCGGCTTTGCAAAAATAATTGTCTGGAATATCTGGCAGATGGACGGGCTTAAATTTGTTGTTCCGAACAGCTGCACGGAAAAAGAAGTCTTAGAGCAGGATTTGTTTGAGACAAGAATAGTCTCAAAGGCGTGCGAGGGCTGCAAGAAAAACAATCCGCTAAAGCACAACGGAATCTACTGCAAGATAAAGGACTGGAAAAAGAATGAGATAGTAAGGTTCGTGGACTGCGTTGAAGGAGATGAGTAA
- a CDS encoding DNA-binding protein: MNFKITKRPNPRVKGSYLFHASPFYSDELTILDLAKDISDGCTLNVTDVEAVLSSLVRKLPLFLKKGFIVQLGSFGRIRLSFSAKGKEKASDVEAADILRKRIVLVPCSEIRKEIESTAFSKVNVVTESSLESSSEETDENEVSA; the protein is encoded by the coding sequence ATGAACTTTAAAATAACAAAACGTCCGAATCCGCGTGTAAAGGGTTCTTATCTGTTTCATGCTTCGCCTTTTTATTCAGACGAGCTTACAATCCTTGACCTTGCGAAAGATATTAGCGACGGCTGTACGCTGAACGTTACCGATGTGGAGGCGGTTCTTTCTTCGCTGGTAAGAAAATTGCCGTTGTTCCTTAAAAAGGGCTTTATTGTTCAGCTTGGCTCGTTCGGAAGAATCCGGCTTTCATTTAGCGCAAAGGGCAAGGAAAAGGCTTCTGATGTTGAGGCGGCGGACATTTTGCGCAAGCGGATTGTCCTTGTTCCATGCTCGGAAATCAGAAAAGAGATTGAGTCAACGGCTTTTTCAAAAGTCAATGTGGTTACAGAAAGTTCTTTGGAATCTTCCTCTGAAGAAACTGACGAAAATGAAGTTTCCGCATAG
- a CDS encoding helix-turn-helix transcriptional regulator → MPATEYGKYLKKLRIDKDKTLAAMAKDMGIAPSYLSAIESGERVIPVDFTEKVSEKYSLDDTAKDELRELELKTPRNAVQLDFKKSGSTEEQKNLAILFAQKYAGLSTKQIEKIRAVLEEK, encoded by the coding sequence ATGCCGGCGACTGAATACGGAAAATATCTGAAGAAGCTCAGGATTGACAAGGACAAGACGCTTGCGGCAATGGCTAAGGATATGGGGATTGCGCCTTCTTATCTTTCGGCGATTGAAAGCGGAGAGCGCGTTATTCCAGTTGATTTTACGGAAAAGGTTTCTGAAAAGTATTCGTTGGATGATACGGCAAAAGACGAGCTTAGGGAGCTTGAGCTTAAAACTCCGCGCAATGCGGTTCAGCTTGACTTTAAGAAGTCTGGAAGCACGGAGGAGCAGAAAAATCTTGCGATTCTGTTTGCCCAGAAATATGCGGGCTTGAGCACTAAGCAGATTGAAAAAATCCGCGCGGTGCTTGAAGAAAAATAG
- a CDS encoding virulence RhuM family protein produces the protein MNQNNIVFYQSENKNIVINVIYKDETFWLTQKAMAELFDVNTQAITKHLQNIYEEQELSEKATCSKMEQVQQEGNRSVKRNLVFYNLDAIIAVGYRINSKKATKFRQWATKTLKEYITKGFVLNEELLKNGKPFGKDYFDELLEKIREIRASERRAYQKITDIFEQCSCDYDKNSETTKNFYAFVQNKLHYAVSGNTAAEIVYNRADSSKEHMGLTNWKNSPDGKIYKSDVVIAKNYLNEKEISRLNRLVTMFIDYAELQAEDGILMKMQDCVDAVNSFLQGNRQKILETKGKISHGQAIEKAHKEYEIFRVIQDKEYISEFDRQTKMIDK, from the coding sequence ATGAATCAAAATAATATAGTTTTTTATCAGTCTGAAAATAAAAATATAGTTATCAATGTAATTTATAAAGATGAAACTTTTTGGCTTACTCAAAAGGCTATGGCTGAACTGTTCGATGTAAACACGCAGGCAATTACAAAGCATCTGCAAAATATTTATGAGGAGCAGGAACTTTCTGAAAAGGCAACTTGTTCCAAAATGGAACAAGTTCAACAGGAAGGAAATCGCTCTGTAAAACGCAATTTGGTTTTTTACAATCTCGACGCAATCATTGCGGTTGGCTACAGGATAAATTCCAAGAAAGCTACAAAATTCCGCCAGTGGGCGACAAAAACATTAAAAGAATACATCACAAAGGGCTTTGTCTTGAATGAGGAGCTTTTGAAAAACGGCAAACCGTTTGGAAAAGATTATTTTGATGAGCTGCTTGAGAAAATCAGAGAGATTCGTGCGAGTGAACGGCGCGCTTATCAAAAAATCACAGATATTTTTGAGCAGTGCAGCTGCGATTATGACAAGAACAGCGAGACAACTAAAAACTTTTATGCGTTTGTTCAAAATAAACTGCATTACGCTGTTTCTGGAAATACTGCGGCGGAAATTGTCTACAACCGTGCTGACTCTTCAAAAGAGCACATGGGGCTTACAAACTGGAAAAATTCGCCAGACGGAAAGATCTATAAGTCCGATGTTGTGATTGCAAAAAACTATTTGAATGAAAAAGAAATTTCTCGCCTGAATCGGCTTGTTACAATGTTCATTGATTATGCGGAGCTTCAGGCAGAGGACGGAATTCTTATGAAAATGCAGGATTGTGTGGATGCTGTAAATTCATTTTTGCAGGGTAACCGCCAGAAAATCCTTGAAACAAAAGGAAAAATCAGTCATGGACAGGCGATTGAAAAAGCACACAAAGAATATGAGATTTTCCGGGTGATTCAGGACAAGGAATATATTTCAGAGTTCGACAGGCAGACAAAAATGATTGATAAATAA
- a CDS encoding Eco57I restriction-modification methylase domain-containing protein, giving the protein MDFSEVDKIVFGRIEPYIYAFNTNSIPNYLKVGDTYRPVKVRLAEWRKYFPNLTQQFEDKAAVTEDVYFRDYSIHQYLETEKRKHRLTQKDLAGISAESNYYSNEFFRETSKEEISEAINDIKLDFAGKTGKYHFYSKSDKSANSFVYERSGEVWTLRPNQQEAVENYLNAVKNGHRNLLMYAVMRFGKSFTSMCCAKVSGAKFVVVVSAKADVKDEWKKTVEIPKNFEDYDFLESKDLIADENILKEKFEAKRRIVLFLTLQDLQGEKIKEKHKTVFTETVDLLIVDETHFGARAESYGKVLRNLDFQEDEGLKKVKFDDEFVDSEKAEKQIKSFKAKVKLHLSGTPYRILMGSEFQKDDIICFCQFADIVKEQEAWDKDNILKDDVKEWDNPYYGFPQMIRFAFNLNTSARKKLEELKKNGVSYAFSALFKPKSIRKDEDNEYKKFVYEKEILELLEAIDGSKADDELMPFLDYDKFKKGKMCRHIVAVLPYCASCDALENLITSNKAKFKNLNLYKIINISGLDNVYKKVSDVKNEIRKAEKEKVKTLTLTVNRMLTGSTVEQWDTMLYFKDTSSPQEYDQAVFRLQNQYIKILEDKDGNKIKFNMKPQTLLVDFDPLRLFQMQEKKSLIYNVNTDESGNNKLEERLREELRISPVIAANAERLVQITPADIMKAVSEYSRNKGVAEETVEIPVDMNLMKISDIYAEIEKQGKLGSKEGFAIKSADGDGNGLDIENPDDSENTNKAASQDESKTKSPDENSDGNETKDLIQKWRTYYARILFFAFLTKDRVKSLRDIIDCASTGENPRILTNLSLKTSVLELIRQNMDKFGLSQLDYKIDHLNELSADDKVPPLQRAKTALTKFGRLSESEVVTPEKTCDEMVSLLPTSCFESALSKNRAILDINSKMAEFAISIYKKYESLGKNLSEFKDRIYSIPSSAYTYEFTRKIYEILGLNTECIAKNFVSYDLLKIRNKDGIDCEKIRELLSQNKPFEQIRLDDEIDKTKEGNEEMKFEAVIGNPPYQVTATGDANGSDPIYHLFIDVSCKFADNVIMIHPARFLFNAGKTPKDWNQKILNNEHFKVVKYWAKSDEVFPTVDIKGGVAVTYWDKNKNFGKIGTFVAFEELQSALRKVKNSDFKTFSDLIYGRDLYKVTEKLYEENPWAENRQSKGHRYDCGSNIFSIFPELFFDEKPNDGIEYVRIYGRENNNRILKWIKKSYIRIPDNFDFYKIFIPKANGSGAIGEVLSTPIVGEPIVGEPIVGSTTTFLSIGKFTTKEEAENCMKYIKTKFARAMLGTLKVTQDNPRETWANVPLQDFTPNSDIDWTASIQEIDQQLYKKYNLDKAEIDFIEKNVKAME; this is encoded by the coding sequence ATGGATTTTTCTGAAGTTGACAAGATTGTTTTTGGAAGAATTGAGCCTTATATTTATGCTTTCAATACAAATTCAATTCCGAACTATCTGAAAGTTGGAGACACATACCGTCCTGTAAAAGTGCGTCTGGCGGAGTGGAGAAAATATTTTCCGAATCTTACCCAGCAGTTTGAGGACAAGGCGGCAGTAACAGAAGATGTGTATTTTCGGGACTATTCAATTCATCAATATTTGGAAACAGAAAAAAGAAAGCACAGGCTTACTCAAAAAGATTTGGCTGGAATCAGTGCGGAAAGCAATTATTATTCAAATGAATTTTTCCGGGAGACTTCAAAAGAAGAAATTTCCGAGGCGATAAATGACATAAAGCTTGATTTTGCTGGCAAAACAGGAAAATACCACTTTTACAGTAAAAGCGACAAGTCGGCAAATTCATTTGTCTATGAGAGAAGCGGCGAAGTTTGGACTTTGCGCCCGAATCAGCAGGAAGCGGTAGAAAATTATCTGAACGCTGTAAAAAACGGACACAGAAATCTTCTTATGTATGCTGTAATGCGCTTTGGAAAATCGTTCACTTCTATGTGCTGCGCAAAAGTGTCCGGCGCGAAATTTGTGGTTGTTGTAAGCGCAAAGGCAGATGTTAAAGATGAATGGAAAAAGACTGTAGAAATCCCAAAGAATTTTGAGGATTATGATTTTCTTGAATCAAAAGACCTGATTGCGGATGAAAATATTCTGAAAGAGAAATTTGAGGCAAAAAGACGGATTGTCCTGTTTCTTACATTGCAGGATCTGCAGGGAGAAAAAATCAAGGAAAAGCACAAAACTGTCTTTACAGAAACTGTAGATCTGCTGATTGTCGATGAAACTCATTTTGGAGCGCGCGCCGAAAGCTACGGAAAAGTTCTGAGAAATCTGGATTTTCAGGAAGATGAAGGCTTAAAGAAAGTCAAATTTGATGACGAATTTGTTGACAGCGAAAAAGCCGAAAAGCAGATAAAATCGTTCAAGGCAAAAGTAAAGCTTCATCTTTCGGGAACTCCATACCGCATTCTGATGGGAAGCGAGTTTCAAAAAGACGACATAATCTGTTTCTGCCAGTTCGCGGACATTGTGAAAGAGCAGGAAGCGTGGGATAAAGATAACATCTTAAAAGATGATGTAAAGGAGTGGGACAATCCTTATTACGGCTTTCCGCAGATGATTAGGTTTGCCTTTAATCTGAACACTTCTGCCAGAAAGAAACTTGAAGAGCTTAAAAAAAACGGCGTGTCTTATGCTTTCAGCGCATTGTTCAAGCCAAAATCAATAAGAAAAGATGAAGATAATGAATATAAAAAATTTGTCTATGAAAAGGAAATCCTTGAGCTTCTTGAAGCAATAGACGGCTCAAAGGCTGATGACGAGCTTATGCCGTTCCTTGATTATGACAAATTCAAGAAAGGCAAAATGTGCCGCCATATTGTCGCGGTTCTTCCGTATTGCGCAAGCTGCGATGCTCTTGAAAATCTTATTACAAGCAACAAGGCAAAATTCAAGAATTTGAACTTGTATAAAATAATAAATATTTCTGGGCTTGATAACGTCTATAAGAAAGTTTCTGATGTAAAAAATGAAATAAGAAAGGCTGAAAAAGAGAAAGTAAAGACGCTTACCCTGACTGTAAACCGGATGCTGACCGGAAGCACAGTTGAGCAGTGGGACACAATGCTTTATTTTAAGGATACAAGCTCGCCACAGGAATACGATCAGGCTGTTTTCAGGCTTCAGAACCAGTATATAAAAATTCTTGAGGACAAAGACGGAAACAAGATAAAATTCAATATGAAGCCGCAGACTCTGCTCGTTGATTTTGACCCGTTGCGCCTCTTTCAGATGCAGGAGAAAAAATCCCTTATTTACAATGTGAACACAGACGAGAGCGGAAACAACAAGCTTGAAGAGCGTCTTAGGGAAGAACTTAGAATAAGCCCTGTTATCGCCGCAAATGCAGAAAGGCTTGTCCAGATAACGCCCGCCGACATCATGAAAGCCGTGAGCGAATACTCAAGAAACAAGGGCGTTGCCGAGGAAACTGTTGAAATTCCTGTTGACATGAACCTGATGAAAATTTCAGATATTTACGCGGAAATCGAAAAGCAAGGAAAACTTGGCTCGAAAGAAGGCTTTGCAATAAAATCTGCGGACGGAGATGGCAACGGCCTTGATATTGAAAATCCTGATGATTCTGAAAATACCAATAAAGCGGCTTCTCAGGACGAGTCCAAGACTAAAAGTCCTGATGAAAATTCAGACGGAAATGAAACAAAAGATTTGATTCAAAAATGGCGCACGTATTATGCCAGAATTCTTTTCTTTGCCTTTCTGACAAAAGACAGGGTAAAATCCTTGCGGGATATTATAGATTGCGCCTCAACTGGTGAAAATCCTAGAATATTAACAAACCTTTCGCTAAAAACATCCGTTCTTGAGCTTATCCGCCAGAATATGGACAAGTTCGGATTAAGCCAGCTGGATTACAAAATCGATCATTTGAATGAGCTTTCCGCAGACGATAAAGTTCCGCCGCTGCAAAGAGCCAAGACAGCCCTTACAAAATTCGGGCGGCTAAGCGAAAGCGAGGTTGTAACTCCAGAAAAAACTTGCGACGAGATGGTAAGCCTCTTGCCGACTTCGTGCTTTGAATCCGCGCTGAGCAAAAACAGGGCGATTCTTGACATAAACAGCAAAATGGCGGAATTCGCGATTTCAATCTATAAAAAATACGAGTCTTTGGGAAAGAATTTATCAGAGTTCAAAGACCGTATTTATTCTATTCCGTCCTCCGCTTACACTTACGAGTTCACAAGAAAAATCTATGAAATTCTTGGACTGAACACAGAATGTATCGCAAAAAACTTTGTGAGCTACGACCTGCTGAAAATAAGAAACAAGGACGGAATCGATTGCGAGAAAATCAGAGAGCTGCTCAGCCAGAACAAGCCGTTTGAGCAGATAAGACTTGATGATGAAATAGACAAAACAAAAGAAGGAAACGAAGAAATGAAATTTGAAGCTGTCATAGGAAATCCGCCGTATCAGGTTACAGCTACAGGAGATGCAAACGGCTCTGACCCGATTTATCATTTGTTCATAGATGTTTCATGCAAATTTGCTGACAATGTTATAATGATTCATCCTGCAAGATTTTTGTTTAATGCAGGAAAGACACCTAAAGACTGGAATCAGAAAATCCTGAATAACGAGCATTTTAAAGTCGTAAAATACTGGGCAAAGAGCGATGAAGTTTTTCCTACGGTCGATATAAAAGGCGGTGTTGCCGTTACTTATTGGGACAAAAATAAAAATTTTGGAAAGATAGGAACTTTTGTTGCGTTTGAGGAATTGCAGTCTGCATTGAGAAAAGTCAAAAATTCGGATTTTAAGACTTTTTCTGATTTAATTTATGGAAGAGACTTATACAAGGTTACAGAAAAACTCTATGAGGAAAATCCATGGGCTGAAAATCGTCAAAGCAAAGGACACAGATATGATTGTGGCTCAAACATTTTTTCAATTTTCCCTGAACTTTTCTTTGATGAAAAGCCGAATGACGGAATAGAATACGTGCGGATTTACGGACGGGAAAACAACAACCGTATTTTGAAATGGATAAAAAAATCTTACATCAGAATTCCAGATAATTTTGATTTCTATAAAATTTTTATTCCTAAAGCAAACGGATCGGGGGCGATAGGCGAAGTACTATCGACCCCGATAGTCGGCGAGCCGATAGTCGGCGAGCCGATAGTCGGCTCTACAACGACTTTTTTAAGCATTGGAAAATTTACGACAAAAGAAGAAGCCGAAAACTGCATGAAATACATAAAGACAAAATTTGCCCGCGCAATGTTGGGAACATTAAAAGTAACGCAGGATAATCCTCGTGAAACCTGGGCAAACGTTCCTCTCCAAGACTTCACCCCAAACAGCGACATCGACTGGACTGCCTCCATCCAAGAAATTGACCAGCAACTCTACAAAAAATACAACCTAGACAAAGCCGAAATCGACTTCATCGAAAAAAACGTCAAGGCAATGGAGTAA